A stretch of bacterium DNA encodes these proteins:
- a CDS encoding lamin tail domain-containing protein — translation MLLAGVGLAADPADKVFISEVSYDPAEGSPPPFIEFYNAGKTNVDLSGWRVRIASRQGIEMVALVKDGEKMVIPSHGFYLIGRERDRGAWSKFSYKPDFYCELSMDFLKGEGGVIVELPGGQKRDAVGWGPVRWPYYEGTQHPGVSRGHSLERKSGPNHNEVNGNSYDTGDNLTDLRERAKPQPQNINSPRESPAANTESNAWGRIKAMYYNQ, via the coding sequence TTGCTACTAGCTGGCGTGGGCTTGGCGGCCGACCCGGCGGATAAGGTTTTCATCTCGGAAGTCTCGTACGACCCCGCCGAAGGCTCGCCGCCGCCGTTCATAGAATTTTATAACGCCGGCAAAACCAACGTCGACCTTAGCGGGTGGCGCGTGCGTATCGCTTCCAGGCAAGGCATCGAAATGGTCGCGTTGGTGAAGGACGGCGAAAAAATGGTTATCCCGAGTCACGGTTTTTACCTTATAGGCCGGGAACGGGACCGCGGCGCCTGGTCGAAATTCTCGTATAAGCCCGACTTCTATTGTGAACTCTCGATGGATTTTTTGAAAGGCGAGGGGGGCGTTATAGTCGAGCTCCCCGGCGGCCAAAAGCGGGACGCCGTCGGCTGGGGACCGGTGCGTTGGCCTTATTACGAGGGCACGCAGCATCCCGGCGTAAGCCGCGGCCACAGCTTGGAACGCAAGTCCGGCCCGAACCACAACGAAGTTAACGGGAACTCGTACGACACCGGCGACAATCTAACCGATTTACGCGAACGCGCCAAACCTCAACCCCAAAATATCAATAGCCCCCGCGAATCCCCGGCCGCCAACACCGAGAGCAACGCCTGGGGCCGAATAAAAGCGATGTATTACAACCAGTAA
- the tyrS gene encoding tyrosine--tRNA ligase: protein MATKSDAKIEAEVERQLAVIREGALEIVTEDDLRAKLRSSLETGRPLTVKLGLDPTAPDIHLGHTVVLGKLRDFQDLGHQVVFLVGDFTCSIGDPSGRSKTRPALSAEEIRVNAETYCDQAFKILDREKTVIDYNSRWLEPMSFADVIRLAARYTVARMVERDDFAKRLAEGLPISLHELLYPLAQAYDSVALQADVELGGSDQKFNLMVVRDIQREFGQLPEVAVITPLLVGTDGARKMSKSLGNYVGVTEEAEEIYGKLMSVSDELMFDYLEILRLKKPEEVKKLRADVAAGGAHPKDVKMEMARRVVELYHDAAAARAAEEHFERVHKEGLTPKDMPVFKFKRESVKNTPVEIMVGARLVKSKSEARRLVNQGAVEIDGRRLKEGEGDISFTFAEGDSFFIELGKPFVIKVGKRRFARIVIE, encoded by the coding sequence GTGGCGACGAAAAGCGACGCGAAAATAGAGGCCGAAGTCGAGCGACAACTCGCGGTCATCCGCGAGGGCGCGCTGGAAATCGTCACCGAGGACGACCTGCGCGCCAAGCTCCGCTCGTCGCTCGAGACCGGGCGGCCGTTGACGGTTAAGCTCGGCCTCGACCCCACCGCGCCCGATATCCACCTCGGCCACACGGTCGTATTGGGCAAGCTCCGCGACTTCCAGGACCTGGGCCACCAGGTCGTCTTCCTGGTGGGCGATTTCACCTGCAGCATCGGCGACCCGTCGGGCCGCTCCAAGACCCGGCCCGCGCTGTCGGCGGAAGAAATTCGCGTCAACGCCGAGACCTATTGCGACCAGGCGTTCAAAATCCTCGACCGCGAGAAGACGGTCATCGACTACAACAGCCGCTGGCTCGAGCCTATGTCCTTCGCCGACGTCATCCGCCTCGCCGCCCGTTACACCGTCGCCCGCATGGTCGAGCGCGACGACTTCGCCAAGCGCCTCGCCGAGGGGTTGCCTATAAGCCTCCACGAGCTGCTCTACCCGCTGGCGCAGGCGTACGACTCGGTGGCGCTCCAGGCCGACGTGGAGCTGGGCGGCTCCGACCAGAAGTTCAACCTGATGGTAGTGCGCGACATCCAGCGCGAGTTCGGCCAACTGCCCGAGGTCGCGGTCATTACGCCGCTGCTGGTGGGCACCGACGGCGCCCGGAAGATGTCGAAGTCGCTCGGTAACTACGTCGGCGTGACCGAGGAGGCCGAAGAGATTTACGGCAAGCTGATGTCGGTATCGGACGAGCTGATGTTCGACTACCTGGAGATACTCCGGCTCAAGAAGCCGGAAGAGGTGAAGAAGCTGCGGGCCGACGTCGCCGCCGGCGGGGCCCATCCCAAGGACGTGAAGATGGAGATGGCGCGTCGCGTCGTCGAGCTCTATCACGACGCCGCCGCCGCTCGAGCCGCCGAGGAACACTTCGAGCGCGTCCATAAAGAGGGCCTGACGCCCAAGGATATGCCGGTTTTCAAGTTTAAACGGGAAAGCGTTAAGAATACCCCCGTAGAAATTATGGTGGGTGCGAGATTAGTTAAATCTAAAAGTGAGGCTAGAAGGTTAGTTAACCAAGGTGCGGTGGAAATAGACGGCCGGAGGTTAAAGGAAGGCGAAGGAGATATTTCGTTTACGTTCGCCGAAGGCGATTCTTTCTTTATTGAATTAGGTAAACCTTTCGTTATTAAGGTTGGAAAACGGAGATTCGCCCGAATCGTAATCGAATGA
- a CDS encoding DNA polymerase III subunit alpha has product MAEFTHLHVHSEYSFLDGMCRPREVVARARELGMSAVALTDHGGLFGAVPFYKAAVEEGVKPIIGCELYVAPEGRLVKKAGPRGEAGGHLVVLAETDEGYRNLLRLSTKGYLEGFYYKPRVDRELLDQYGRGLIALSACLKGYVAQAVLAGDWTRADRVVGEYADIFGRENFFLEVQDHGLPEQHRVNRGLYELAGRHKLKLVATNDVHYVGAGDARAHDILLCIQTGKTLSDPGRMRFETDQVYLKSPEEMATLFAELPAALDETANIAERCSVELTFGQVRLPRFDVPEGGSAADFLRKLASEGLARRFPDAGPDLRERLEFELGVITQMGMEAYFLIVWDVVRFAHSCGIKVGPGRGSAASSLAAYLLGITGVDPIEHGLVFERFLNPERISMPDFDIDFGDQRRDEVVAYVTEKYGQESVAQIITFGTMAARAAVKDVGRVLEIPFAEADMISKEINPMAPLAESLKENPVLKREYEDNRRVRECIDLALQLEGLTRHPSVHAAGVVIAPDELTKYTGLYRGRKNEVTTQFDMNAVEALGLLKVDILGLKTLTVIEDAIKAVQRRRGVDVTFENVRYDDDATYDLLCRADTDGVFQLESEGMRDLCRRVAPRTFKELIPILALFRPGPMGSGATEQFINRKHGRATAPLLHPSLEPILDDAYGAILYQEHVMKIASEVAGYSLGQADILRRAMGKKKRREMKAQRESFVEGARRRGYGREEAEAIFDAVAPFAEYGFNKAHATAYAFLSYQTAYLKANYPPEFMAALLTSEQGNADKIVQYVRSARQMGLEILPPEINSSWYNFWVEDDDRIRMGMGAIKNVGRAAIDEIVAARDRGGPFASLTDLCSRVDLRVVNRAVVESLIKVGAFDSFGKGRAPLYEGVDAALEVGKRLHRDRTLGQESLLGSWGEEAGAEEVKAEGSDWHHLELLRYEKELLGVSISGHPLDRYRDVLARHGAVTVGDVLAGRAGRTAKVGGMVGRIKTLADKKGREMAFFTLEDDGGVEVIAFADCYAKAEFVIFVDRPVLVRGSVRRDEGAYKIIADDVTSLEDAEYRFAREIHITLPENADAELLADMEKIMGRHVGRCPVFFHVRRNGREVVIRARPQFNCNPTRQLVRSLERFTGRGRVQLK; this is encoded by the coding sequence TTGGCCGAGTTTACCCATCTCCACGTCCACAGCGAATATTCGTTCCTCGACGGCATGTGCCGCCCGCGCGAGGTTGTGGCCCGGGCGCGCGAGCTCGGCATGTCGGCGGTGGCGCTCACCGACCACGGCGGCCTCTTCGGTGCCGTCCCCTTTTATAAGGCCGCCGTCGAGGAGGGCGTTAAGCCCATAATTGGGTGCGAGCTGTACGTCGCGCCGGAGGGCCGGTTGGTGAAGAAGGCCGGGCCGCGCGGCGAGGCGGGGGGACACCTCGTCGTCCTGGCTGAAACGGACGAGGGCTATCGCAACCTTCTTAGGCTTTCTACCAAGGGTTACCTGGAGGGCTTTTATTACAAGCCGCGCGTAGACCGCGAACTCCTGGACCAGTACGGCCGAGGCCTTATCGCTTTATCCGCTTGCCTCAAGGGCTACGTGGCGCAGGCGGTATTGGCGGGCGATTGGACCCGGGCCGACCGCGTCGTCGGAGAGTACGCCGACATCTTCGGGCGGGAGAACTTCTTCCTCGAGGTGCAGGACCACGGCCTGCCGGAGCAGCACCGCGTCAACCGCGGCCTCTACGAACTCGCCGGCCGCCATAAATTGAAGCTCGTCGCGACCAACGACGTCCACTACGTCGGCGCCGGCGACGCACGCGCCCACGACATTTTGCTTTGCATCCAGACCGGGAAGACTTTGAGCGACCCGGGCCGGATGCGTTTCGAGACCGACCAGGTCTATTTAAAATCACCGGAGGAGATGGCGACGCTTTTCGCCGAGCTCCCCGCGGCCCTCGACGAAACCGCGAATATCGCCGAACGTTGCAGCGTGGAGCTCACCTTCGGCCAGGTGCGGCTGCCGCGCTTCGACGTCCCGGAGGGCGGGTCCGCCGCCGACTTCCTCCGCAAACTCGCGTCCGAGGGGCTCGCGCGCCGCTTCCCCGACGCCGGCCCGGACCTACGGGAGCGGCTGGAATTCGAGCTCGGCGTCATCACCCAAATGGGGATGGAGGCTTACTTCCTCATCGTGTGGGACGTGGTGCGGTTCGCGCACAGCTGCGGCATTAAGGTGGGCCCCGGCCGCGGGTCCGCGGCGTCGTCGTTGGCGGCGTATCTTTTAGGTATAACCGGCGTCGACCCCATCGAACACGGCCTGGTCTTCGAGCGCTTCCTGAATCCGGAGCGGATATCGATGCCGGACTTCGACATCGACTTCGGCGACCAGCGCCGCGACGAGGTCGTCGCGTACGTTACCGAGAAATACGGCCAGGAGAGCGTGGCGCAGATAATTACGTTCGGGACCATGGCGGCGCGCGCCGCGGTCAAGGACGTGGGCCGGGTGCTCGAAATCCCGTTCGCGGAAGCCGACATGATCTCGAAAGAGATAAACCCCATGGCCCCTCTCGCCGAATCGTTGAAGGAGAACCCGGTCCTCAAGCGCGAGTACGAGGACAACCGCCGCGTGCGGGAGTGCATCGACCTCGCGCTCCAGCTCGAGGGCCTGACGCGCCACCCGTCGGTGCACGCCGCGGGCGTCGTTATTGCCCCCGACGAATTGACGAAGTACACCGGCCTCTACCGCGGTCGGAAGAACGAGGTCACGACCCAATTCGACATGAACGCGGTCGAGGCGCTGGGCCTGCTCAAGGTCGACATCCTGGGCCTGAAGACGTTGACGGTTATCGAGGACGCTATAAAGGCCGTTCAACGCCGGCGGGGAGTGGACGTCACCTTCGAGAACGTGCGCTACGACGACGACGCGACGTACGATCTCTTGTGCCGGGCCGATACCGACGGCGTGTTCCAGCTCGAGTCCGAAGGGATGCGCGACCTGTGTCGCCGCGTGGCGCCGCGCACCTTCAAAGAGCTCATCCCCATCCTGGCGCTCTTCCGGCCCGGGCCTATGGGCTCCGGCGCGACGGAGCAGTTCATCAACCGCAAGCACGGCCGGGCTACGGCGCCGCTGCTCCATCCCTCGCTCGAGCCGATCCTGGACGATGCCTACGGCGCCATCCTGTACCAGGAACACGTCATGAAGATCGCGAGCGAGGTCGCCGGATACTCGCTGGGCCAGGCCGATATACTTCGCCGGGCGATGGGTAAAAAGAAGCGGCGTGAGATGAAGGCGCAGCGGGAGTCGTTCGTGGAGGGCGCGCGCCGTCGCGGGTACGGCCGGGAAGAGGCGGAGGCCATTTTCGACGCCGTAGCGCCCTTCGCCGAGTACGGCTTCAACAAGGCGCACGCCACGGCCTACGCCTTCCTCTCCTACCAGACGGCGTACCTCAAAGCCAACTACCCGCCCGAATTTATGGCGGCGCTGCTCACCTCCGAGCAGGGCAACGCCGATAAAATCGTCCAGTACGTCCGGAGCGCCCGCCAGATGGGCCTCGAGATCCTTCCGCCTGAAATAAATTCCTCCTGGTACAATTTCTGGGTGGAGGACGACGACCGCATACGGATGGGAATGGGGGCTATAAAGAACGTGGGCCGGGCCGCGATCGACGAGATCGTAGCCGCGCGCGACCGGGGAGGGCCGTTCGCGAGCCTTACCGACCTCTGCAGCCGCGTCGACCTGCGCGTCGTCAACCGGGCCGTCGTCGAGTCGCTCATTAAAGTGGGCGCGTTCGATTCTTTCGGGAAAGGCCGGGCGCCGCTGTACGAGGGCGTGGACGCCGCGCTGGAGGTCGGCAAGAGGCTCCACCGCGACCGGACGTTGGGGCAGGAGAGCCTCCTCGGTTCCTGGGGCGAGGAGGCCGGCGCGGAGGAGGTCAAGGCCGAGGGGAGCGATTGGCACCACCTCGAGCTCCTCCGCTACGAAAAGGAACTCCTGGGCGTCAGCATCTCGGGCCACCCCCTCGACCGCTACCGCGACGTCTTGGCCCGGCACGGCGCCGTTACGGTGGGGGACGTTCTGGCCGGCCGCGCCGGCCGGACGGCGAAGGTCGGCGGCATGGTAGGGCGCATCAAGACCTTAGCGGACAAGAAAGGCCGGGAGATGGCGTTCTTCACGCTCGAGGACGACGGCGGCGTCGAGGTTATTGCTTTCGCGGACTGCTACGCCAAGGCGGAGTTCGTCATCTTCGTCGACCGGCCGGTCCTCGTACGGGGGAGCGTGCGGCGCGACGAGGGGGCGTACAAAATAATCGCCGACGACGTCACGTCGCTCGAGGATGCGGAGTACCGGTTCGCCCGCGAGATTCACATAACGCTGCCCGAGAACGCCGACGCCGAACTTTTGGCGGATATGGAAAAAATTATGGGCCGCCACGTCGGCCGGTGCCCGGTATTCTTCCACGTCCGGCGTAACGGCCGCGAAGTCGTCATCCGCGCGCGGCCGCAATTCAACTGCAACCCGACGCGGCAATTGGTGCGTTCCCTCGAGCGTTTCACCGGACGCGGCCGCGTTCAGTTGAAATAG
- a CDS encoding M20/M25/M40 family metallo-hydrolase produces the protein MRRAVIIAIISAAAGAAFAGPTLVAVELERPADAYALLAEGVAVVEARPDFALAFAAPDTLGALDGYRYADLGPPPGPVYLAWPRPGAELPRVAGVTVLARFGETYVVAGAAAAVEELATLGAEIKRVSGEPLKAPRRAVLPEITYDPAVAQLVARVRADRYFGHIENLAAIKTRYSHADEIAEATAYIEDHFKELGYETARRPYEYEPMANDYLADCVFRAGGRLGWLISSWGYVWRSDDSGRSWTYHKSEGRLDHGCFVTDRTGFVVGGRGFLARTDDGGRNWARLPLEDPTDYLRDIYFFGATLGVAGGADGAVYRTVDGGATWRKVTTPTKELVLGVYGQTADKWWALGMEGLVMRSYDGGAGWKVVDVPQTEGFGMRRMAFADDTHAVMVGNEGTILYSQDAGETWRRVSGYYPAWPFFTEVAFADATRGWAAGSDGHVYRTDDAGASWKRQRTPFGDNYTYLGISAVSRDEAWVVGGPSAVIHTTDGGEHWKKVEVKNARPVVWYNVEAVKKGVARPDEVYVLCGHYDSISEDPWNRAPGAEDNASGVAAVLEAATVLADRNFDSTVKFVAFSGEEEGLLGSRAYAREEYKVGAGIRGVFNMDMISYLDEAAHDVEVRYNDFSGELLAAYQDVARLYVPTCVVYATTEGRGGSDHEPFWEFGYPALLSIEYAGKEFYPWYHTTEDLPAHLTPAFGADVARVNLAAAAALAGARGGPGPSSGVVAYPNPAKPSVGHDRIRFANVVAGSSLALYDVAGAKVWDATADASGVVEWLLTTAGGGAAASGVYLFMIEGPDGDRRFGKVAVVN, from the coding sequence ATGCGAAGAGCGGTAATAATCGCGATCATTTCGGCGGCCGCCGGCGCCGCGTTCGCCGGACCCACGCTCGTCGCCGTCGAGCTCGAGCGGCCGGCGGACGCGTACGCGCTGTTGGCCGAAGGCGTCGCCGTAGTCGAAGCCCGGCCCGATTTCGCGCTCGCGTTCGCGGCGCCCGATACCTTGGGCGCTCTCGACGGGTATCGGTACGCGGACCTGGGGCCGCCGCCCGGGCCCGTTTACCTGGCCTGGCCCCGCCCGGGGGCCGAGTTGCCCCGCGTCGCCGGCGTAACGGTCCTCGCCCGCTTCGGCGAGACGTACGTCGTCGCGGGCGCCGCCGCCGCGGTGGAGGAATTGGCGACGCTGGGCGCCGAGATTAAACGCGTGAGCGGCGAGCCGCTCAAGGCGCCGCGGAGAGCCGTCCTGCCCGAGATAACGTACGACCCGGCGGTAGCGCAGCTCGTCGCGCGCGTCCGCGCCGACCGCTACTTCGGCCATATCGAAAACCTAGCGGCCATAAAGACGCGCTATTCCCACGCCGACGAGATAGCCGAGGCCACCGCCTATATCGAGGACCATTTCAAGGAGCTGGGTTACGAAACCGCTCGGCGACCGTACGAGTACGAGCCGATGGCCAACGACTACCTCGCGGACTGCGTCTTTCGCGCGGGCGGCAGGTTGGGGTGGCTGATTTCGTCGTGGGGATACGTGTGGCGCAGCGACGACTCCGGCCGGAGTTGGACCTATCATAAGTCGGAGGGGCGGCTGGACCACGGTTGCTTCGTTACCGACCGTACGGGGTTCGTCGTCGGCGGCCGGGGTTTCCTGGCGCGGACCGACGACGGCGGCCGGAACTGGGCCCGGCTCCCGCTGGAGGACCCGACCGACTATTTGCGGGATATCTATTTCTTCGGCGCGACGCTCGGCGTGGCCGGCGGCGCGGACGGCGCGGTCTACCGGACGGTGGACGGCGGCGCTACGTGGCGCAAGGTGACGACGCCGACGAAGGAGTTGGTCCTCGGCGTTTACGGGCAGACGGCGGATAAGTGGTGGGCCCTCGGGATGGAAGGGCTGGTGATGCGCTCGTACGACGGCGGCGCCGGCTGGAAGGTCGTGGACGTACCGCAGACCGAGGGCTTCGGCATGCGACGCATGGCGTTCGCGGACGACACCCACGCCGTGATGGTGGGCAACGAGGGGACCATCCTCTACTCGCAGGACGCGGGCGAGACGTGGCGGCGGGTGTCGGGTTATTACCCGGCCTGGCCTTTCTTCACCGAGGTCGCCTTCGCGGACGCTACGCGGGGATGGGCCGCCGGCTCCGACGGCCACGTCTACCGCACCGACGACGCCGGTGCGAGCTGGAAGCGGCAGCGAACGCCCTTCGGCGACAACTACACCTACTTAGGCATATCCGCCGTCAGCCGCGACGAGGCGTGGGTCGTCGGCGGCCCGTCGGCCGTTATCCACACTACCGACGGCGGCGAGCATTGGAAGAAGGTCGAAGTAAAAAACGCCCGGCCCGTCGTCTGGTACAACGTCGAGGCCGTGAAGAAGGGCGTCGCCCGCCCCGACGAGGTGTACGTGCTGTGCGGCCACTACGACTCGATATCGGAAGACCCGTGGAACCGGGCGCCCGGCGCGGAAGATAACGCCTCCGGCGTGGCCGCGGTGCTCGAGGCCGCCACCGTACTGGCGGACCGCAATTTCGATAGTACGGTCAAGTTCGTGGCTTTCTCGGGGGAGGAGGAGGGCCTGCTGGGCTCCCGGGCGTACGCCCGCGAAGAATATAAAGTCGGGGCGGGCATCCGCGGCGTCTTCAATATGGATATGATATCGTACCTCGACGAGGCCGCCCACGACGTCGAGGTCCGGTACAACGACTTTTCGGGAGAGCTCCTGGCGGCGTATCAGGACGTGGCGCGGCTGTACGTGCCGACGTGCGTCGTTTACGCGACGACGGAGGGCCGGGGCGGCAGCGACCACGAGCCGTTCTGGGAGTTCGGCTACCCGGCGCTGCTTTCGATTGAATACGCCGGCAAAGAGTTCTACCCCTGGTACCATACGACGGAGGACCTCCCCGCGCACCTCACGCCCGCGTTCGGCGCGGACGTAGCCCGCGTAAACCTTGCCGCGGCGGCGGCGCTGGCCGGCGCGCGCGGCGGGCCCGGGCCCTCGTCGGGAGTCGTGGCGTACCCCAACCCGGCGAAGCCGTCCGTCGGCCATGACCGCATCCGCTTCGCCAACGTCGTCGCCGGCAGCTCGCTCGCGCTCTACGACGTCGCCGGCGCGAAAGTGTGGGACGCGACGGCCGACGCGTCCGGCGTCGTGGAGTGGCTCCTCACGACGGCGGGAGGCGGCGCCGCGGCCTCGGGCGTCTACCTCTTCATGATCGAAGGCCCCGACGGCGACCGGCGCTTCGGCAAGGTAGCCGTAGTCAACTAA
- a CDS encoding O-antigen ligase family protein, whose product MEGTSKPYTPRPRLADLFFVGVIALAPAPLFATSMAYFGLLTVTVFFLLYLRAGGWGRLRLTPLDLPVAAFLLVRILSTLTSVSPATSWKGLEKSGLLLAYYPLAHMALSRPRRMAGIYLFLVATVAASAAGLVDFGVGDVNRVVSRAGGYTTFAEILAVALCLFVARGAFSLSGRARAWSAAAALFPFAALVLTFCRGQWLALAGGVGLVGALRNRRVWALLLLIAVAAGVAAYLLPAGVASGRFSLGDPAFENYRDILWKGGLAIIFDRPLTGFGPETIKLIFPYQTRFYSPVAGVIGWHNDYLRLVIESGLLAAAAAVWIVVASTQTAARAFRREDEEPRVRALALGLVAATAAVLVSGLVGDVVADPAMLIVFVILWGLSAPLLAPEEDGDVGNR is encoded by the coding sequence GTGGAAGGAACGAGTAAACCATATACGCCCAGGCCGCGGCTCGCGGATTTATTTTTCGTGGGCGTCATAGCGCTCGCGCCGGCGCCGCTGTTCGCGACGTCGATGGCCTATTTCGGCCTGTTGACCGTAACGGTATTCTTTTTATTATACCTCCGGGCCGGGGGATGGGGGCGGCTCCGGCTTACGCCGTTGGACTTGCCCGTCGCGGCGTTCCTCCTCGTGCGTATACTCTCGACGCTTACGTCGGTATCGCCGGCGACCAGCTGGAAGGGCCTCGAGAAATCGGGGTTGTTGTTGGCATATTATCCGCTGGCCCATATGGCCCTTTCGCGGCCGCGCCGGATGGCGGGGATATACTTATTTCTGGTGGCCACCGTCGCGGCCTCGGCCGCGGGGCTCGTAGATTTCGGCGTGGGCGACGTCAACCGGGTGGTATCGCGCGCCGGCGGATATACGACTTTCGCCGAGATATTGGCGGTAGCGTTGTGTCTTTTCGTAGCCCGCGGCGCATTTTCGTTAAGCGGACGGGCCCGGGCGTGGTCGGCGGCGGCGGCCCTTTTTCCGTTCGCGGCGCTGGTACTCACTTTTTGCCGGGGGCAGTGGCTCGCTCTTGCGGGAGGCGTGGGCCTCGTCGGCGCCTTGCGGAACCGGCGCGTTTGGGCCTTGCTCCTTTTAATCGCGGTCGCGGCGGGGGTGGCCGCCTACCTGTTACCGGCCGGGGTGGCCTCGGGCCGGTTTTCGCTGGGGGACCCCGCTTTTGAGAACTACCGCGACATCCTTTGGAAAGGCGGGTTGGCGATAATTTTCGACCGGCCTTTGACCGGCTTCGGGCCGGAGACGATAAAACTAATTTTCCCTTACCAAACGCGTTTTTATTCCCCGGTGGCGGGCGTCATCGGATGGCATAACGACTACTTGCGGCTGGTTATAGAGTCGGGCCTGCTGGCGGCCGCCGCGGCCGTTTGGATCGTCGTGGCGTCGACGCAAACGGCGGCGCGAGCGTTCCGTCGGGAGGACGAAGAACCCCGCGTCCGCGCGCTGGCCTTGGGGCTGGTGGCGGCGACGGCGGCCGTACTCGTGAGCGGCCTCGTGGGCGACGTAGTGGCGGACCCGGCGATGCTCATCGTCTTCGTCATATTGTGGGGATTGTCGGCGCCCCTGTTGGCGCCCGAGGAAGATGGCGACGTTGGGAATCGATAG
- a CDS encoding glycosyltransferase family 9 protein — protein sequence MATLGIDSVLVVRSDRLGDWVLTLPLLDRLKAAAPGVRLGAMATAAVAPLLERCPTVDAIIVSKRGPGGFRETTAEVRRGGFEAAVVVHPDMVDTLVVWRAGVKLRIGNGYRGYSFLYNRRVYFHRSPSTRHEIEYNLKYLEALALPVPAEVPAPRLDVTEADRAKARELLAARGVADEGYVVIHPGGGGSSLNWSPRRYRVLAAELSKALGAAVVVTGSAAEAELASYVAGEGVGRVSVAGETDLGALLGVLAGARLFVSSNTGPMHLAAAVGTPTLSLFSPLRSGAPARWGPRGERAAVITPAGLACETCRGERCEHYNCMEAITVEAALAEARRVAVKS from the coding sequence ATGGCGACGTTGGGAATCGATAGCGTATTGGTCGTCCGCAGCGACCGGCTCGGCGATTGGGTGTTGACGTTGCCGCTGCTCGACCGTTTGAAGGCGGCGGCGCCGGGGGTCCGCTTGGGCGCGATGGCGACGGCAGCCGTGGCGCCGCTGCTCGAGCGCTGCCCTACCGTCGATGCGATAATCGTGTCGAAAAGAGGGCCGGGGGGCTTCCGCGAGACGACGGCGGAAGTCCGGCGGGGCGGTTTCGAGGCGGCCGTCGTCGTACATCCGGATATGGTCGACACGTTGGTCGTCTGGCGCGCCGGCGTCAAGTTGCGCATCGGCAACGGTTACCGCGGGTATTCTTTCCTTTACAACCGGCGCGTATATTTTCACCGCTCGCCCTCCACCCGCCACGAGATCGAATACAATCTAAAATATTTAGAGGCGTTGGCCTTGCCGGTACCGGCGGAAGTCCCCGCTCCTCGCTTGGACGTAACCGAAGCCGACCGGGCGAAGGCGAGAGAGCTCCTGGCGGCTCGGGGCGTCGCCGACGAGGGGTACGTCGTGATTCATCCCGGCGGCGGCGGTTCGTCGCTCAACTGGTCGCCGCGGCGGTACCGCGTTTTGGCCGCCGAACTCTCCAAAGCTTTGGGCGCGGCCGTGGTCGTTACGGGCTCGGCCGCCGAGGCGGAGCTCGCCTCGTACGTCGCGGGGGAGGGGGTCGGCCGCGTAAGCGTGGCTGGGGAGACGGACTTGGGGGCGCTGTTGGGCGTGCTGGCGGGGGCGCGGCTCTTCGTCTCGAGCAATACCGGTCCGATGCACCTGGCGGCGGCGGTAGGGACGCCGACGTTGTCGCTATTCTCGCCCCTTCGCTCGGGGGCGCCGGCGCGGTGGGGGCCGCGAGGCGAACGCGCCGCGGTGATTACGCCCGCCGGTTTGGCGTGCGAGACGTGCCGCGGCGAACGGTGCGAACATTACAACTGTATGGAAGCCATAACCGTGGAAGCGGCGTTGGCGGAGGCGCGCCGCGTCGCCGTCAAATCGTAA
- a CDS encoding Rrf2 family transcriptional regulator: MSTRGRFGLRALLHLAENDNDTPVSVSALAREMAVSADYLMQLFVKLRRAGLIKSIRGPRGGFVLSRAPAKITVGDIVRAVEGPIGVAPCIAPEPCYGGRGRRRSKALCPKRDSCAARVVWQQLSAEIEDFLDNTDLRQVLTEAQRLQLRPV, translated from the coding sequence ATGTCTACGCGGGGTCGCTTTGGCCTGAGGGCGTTACTACATCTCGCCGAGAACGATAACGACACGCCGGTCTCGGTATCGGCGTTGGCAAGGGAGATGGCGGTATCGGCCGACTACCTAATGCAGTTGTTCGTGAAGTTAAGGAGGGCCGGTCTTATCAAGAGCATCCGTGGGCCCCGGGGTGGTTTCGTACTCTCTCGCGCTCCCGCTAAGATCACGGTCGGCGACATCGTGCGGGCGGTGGAGGGCCCGATCGGCGTCGCGCCGTGCATAGCTCCCGAGCCGTGTTACGGCGGAAGGGGGCGACGCCGCTCGAAGGCCCTTTGTCCCAAGAGGGATAGCTGCGCCGCCCGGGTAGTATGGCAACAACTGAGCGCGGAGATAGAGGATTTCCTCGATAATACGGACTTGCGCCAAGTGTTGACCGAAGCCCAGCGGCTGCAACTGCGGCCCGTTTAG
- the nifU gene encoding Fe-S cluster assembly scaffold protein NifU → MYSEKVMDHFYKPRNVGVIEDADGVGKVGNPVCGDMMELFIKVEDDVIKDIKFRTFGCGAAIATSSMVTELVKGKTLEEALRITNKAVAEALGGLPKQKMHCSVLGEEALDAAIYDYLTKNDLRPDLQKLIEEAREKRKGRVDDPHGDHG, encoded by the coding sequence GTGTACAGCGAAAAGGTAATGGACCATTTTTACAAGCCTCGCAACGTGGGCGTGATTGAGGATGCCGACGGCGTAGGTAAAGTCGGCAACCCGGTATGCGGCGACATGATGGAGCTCTTTATCAAGGTCGAAGACGACGTCATTAAAGACATCAAGTTCCGGACCTTCGGCTGCGGCGCCGCCATCGCCACCTCGAGCATGGTTACGGAACTCGTGAAGGGGAAGACGCTGGAAGAAGCGCTGAGGATCACGAACAAAGCCGTCGCCGAAGCGCTCGGCGGCCTCCCCAAGCAGAAGATGCACTGCTCCGTCCTGGGCGAGGAGGCGCTCGACGCCGCCATCTACGACTACCTCACCAAGAACGACCTGCGGCCCGACTTGCAGAAGCTCATCGAGGAAGCGCGCGAGAAGCGTAAGGGCCGCGTCGACGACCCGCATGGTGATCACGGTTAA